In Cynocephalus volans isolate mCynVol1 chromosome 3, mCynVol1.pri, whole genome shotgun sequence, one DNA window encodes the following:
- the LOC134371807 gene encoding LOW QUALITY PROTEIN: galactoside alpha-(1,2)-fucosyltransferase 2-like (The sequence of the model RefSeq protein was modified relative to this genomic sequence to represent the inferred CDS: inserted 1 base in 1 codon), with the protein MRLISLRPSLQPSLLTYIHSSPTAIRGFWATCPSLSTIYFLLLIFVVSIIFHCRQHLALVPAPWASSVHVVMVPKHLPREGIFTINCKGRFGNQMGQYAMLYSLAKMNGRPAFILAQMHSTLAPIFKTTLPVLHSSTASRIQWWNYHLNDWMEDRYRHIPGQYVRFTGYPCSWTFYHHLHHETLQEFALHDHVREEAQKLLQALQAKRAQQATFMGVHVHXGNYVHVMPRVWKGVLAGRGYLWQALDWFRAHYRSPVFVVTSDDMAWCRQSINNSLQDMVFAGNGLQGSPARDFALLTQRNHSTTTLGTFGVWAAYLTGGDTVYLAHFTLPASPFHMVFKPQAAFLPAWVGITADLRQAQQNGL; encoded by the exons ATGAGACTCATATCCCTCCGGCCATCCCTCCAGCCATCCCTCCTGACTTATATCCATTCTTCTCCCACAGCCATCAGGGGATTCTGGGCCACCTGCCCTTCCCTCTCCACCATctacttcctcctcctcatcttcgTGGTATCCATCATCTTCCATTGCCGCCAACACCTGGCTCTGGTGCCCGCCCCCTGGGCATCCTCTGTCCATGTGGTCATGGTCCCCAAACACCTTCCCCGGGAGGGCATATTCACCATCAACTGCAAAGGACGCTTCGGGAACCAGATGGGCCAGTATGCCATGCTGTACTCCCTGGCCAAGATGAACGGGCGGCCCGCCTTCATCCTGGCCCAGATGCACAGCACGCTGGCCCCCATCTTCAAAACCACCCTCCCCGTCCTGCACAGCAGCACGGCCAGCAGGATCCAGTGGTGGAACTACCACCTGAACGACTGGATGGAGGACCGGTACCGCCACATCCCGGGACAGTATGTCCGCTTCACGGGCTACCCCTGCTCCTGGACCTtctaccaccacctccaccacgaGACCCTCCAGGAGTTTGCCCTGCACGACCACGTGCGTGAGGAGGCCCAGAAGCTCCTCCAGGCCTTGCAGGCCAAGAGGGCCCAGCAGGCGACTTTCATGGGGGTCCACGTGC TGGGGAACTATGTCCATGTCATGCCAAGGGTGTGGAAGGGCGTGCTGGCCGGCCGGGGCTACCTGTGGCAGGCCCTGGACTGGTTCCGGGCTCACTACCGCAGCCCAGTCTTTGTGGTCACCAGTGATGACATGGCCTGGTGCCGGCAGAGCATCAACAACTCCCTCCAGGACATGGTGTTTGCCGGCAACGGCCTTCAAGGCTCACCCGCCAGGGACTTTGCGCTGCTCACACAGCGTAACCACAGCACCACCACCTTGGGCACCTTTGGGGTCTGGGCTGCCTACCTCACGGGTGGGGACACCGTCTACTTAGCCCACTTTACCCTGCCTGCCTCCCCGTTCCACATGGTCTTTAAGCCACAAGCGGCCTTCCTGCCAGCGTGGGTGGGCATCACTGCTGACCTCAGGCAAGCCCAGCAGAACGGCCTCTAG
- the NTN5 gene encoding netrin-5: MPVTFALLFLLSWATADPCYDPGGRPRFCLPPVTQLAGLAASCPQTCALSLGTGLGPGATCNGSLTLALGSPFLLTSVSLRFCTPGPPALVLSAAWAARGPWRLLWRRPAWPGALGGSERVTFRSPLGSKVSVVASHLRVEFGGQAGLAAAGVRGRCQCHGHAAHCTARAQPPRCRCRHHTTGPGCESCRPSHRDWPWRPATPRHPHPCLPCSCNQHARRCRFNSELFRLSGGRSGGVCERCRHHTAGRHCHYCRPGFWRDPSQSITSRKACRACQCHPIGATGGTCNQTSGQCSCKLGVTGLTCNRCGPGYQQSRSPRMPCQRIPEATTTLASTPGVYSSDPQCQNYCNISDTRVHMSLRRYCQQEYVLRAQVLASEAAGQAWWRLAVRVLAVYKQGVQPVRRGGQDAWVPRADLACGCLHLRPGTDYLLLGSAAGGPDSERLVLDRHGLALPWRPRWARPLRRLQQEERAGRCRGLQPPTASPRPEH, encoded by the exons ATGCCTGTGACCTTTGCCCTCTTGTTCCTCCTAAGCTGGGCCACTGCGGACCCATGCTACGATCCAGGGGGCCGCCCCCGCTTCTGCCTCCCACCAGTGACCCAGCTGGCTGGCCTGGCAGCCTCCTGCCCTCAGACCTGTGCCCTCTCCCTGGGCACCGGCCTCGGCCCTGGGGCCACCTGCAACGGTAGCCTGACCCTAGCCCTGGGCAGCCCCTTCCTCCTGACATCTGTCAGCCTGCGCTTCTGCACCCCAGGACCCCCAGCCCTAGTCCTGTCTGCCGCCTGGGCTGCCAGGGGTCCCTGGAGGCTGCTGTGGCGTAGGCCTGCCTGGCCCGGTGCCTTGGGAGGCTCTGAGAGGGTAACCTTTCGCTCCCCACTGGGCTCTAAAGTCAGTGTGGTGGCCAGCCACCTGCGTGTGGAGTTTGGAGGCCAGGCAGGACTGGCAGCCGCTGGGGTGAGAGGTCGCTGCCAGTGCCATGGCCATGCCGCCCACTGCACTGCCCGTGCCCAGCCTCCCCGCTGTCGCTGCCGCCACCACACCACTGGCCCAGGGTGCGAGAGCTGCCGCCCATCTCATCGTGACTGGCCCTGGCGGCCTGCCACACCCCGACACCCCCACCCTTGCCTGC CCTGTTCCTGCAACCAGCATGCCCGACGCTGCCGGTTCAACTCTGAGTTGTTCAGGCTGTCGGGTGGCCGGAGTGGGGGTGTTTGTGAGCGCTGCCGCCACCACACAGCTGGACGGCACTGCCACTACTGCCGGCCAGGGTTCTGGAGGGACCCCAGCCAATCTATCACCAGCCGCAAGGCCTGCAGGG CTTGCCAGTGCCACCCTATTGGGGCAACAGGAGGCACCTGCAACCAGACCAGTGGGCAGTGCTCCTGCAAGTTAGGGGTCACGGGACTGACGTGTAACCGCTGTGGTCCTGGCTACCAGCAGAGCCGCTCTCCCAGGATGCCCTGCCAGC GAATTCCAGAGGCAACAACCACCCTTGCTAGTACCCCTGGTGTTTATAGCTCTG ACCCTCAGTGTCAAAACTACTGCAATATCTCGGACACCAGGGTACACATGAGCCTTCGGAGGTACTGCCAGCAGGAATACG TTCTCCGCGCGCAGGTGCTGGCGTCAGAGGCGGCGGGCCAGGCGTGGTGGCGGCTGGCCGTGCGTGTGCTGGCCGTGTACAAGCAGGGGGTGCAGCCCGTGCGCCGAGGTGGCCAGGACGCCTGGGTGCCCCGCGCCGACCTGGCCTGCGGCTGCCTGCATCTCCGACCAGGCACCGACTACCTCCTGCTGGGCAGCGCGGCAGGCGGGCCCGACTCTGAGCGCCTCGTCCTCGACCGCCACGGCCTCGCGCTGCCTTGGAGGCCGCGCTGGGCCCGGCCGCTGCGGCGGCTGCAGCAGGAGGAGCGCGCCGGGCGTTGTCGCGGCCTGCAGCCTCCGACAGCGAGCCCCAGGCCCGAGCACTAG